The following coding sequences are from one Streptococcus mitis window:
- the rexB gene encoding ATP-dependent nuclease subunit B gives MKLLYTDIRTSLTEILTREAEELVAAGKRVFYIAPNSLSFEKERSVLECLPQQASFAITVTRFAQMARYLILNDLPAKTSLDDIGLGMAFYKCLAKLDPKDLRVYGAIKQDPQFIQQLIELYHEMTKAQMSFLDLESLTDEDKRADLLLIFEKVTAYLNQGQLAQGSQLSHLIEAIENDKVSSDFTQIALVIDGFTRFSAEEERIVDVLHGKGVEIVIGAYASKKAYTSPFSEGNLYQASVEFLHHLAFKYQTPAQDYSQTHEKMDSFDKASRLLESSYDFSELTLNVDEKDRDNLQIWSYLTQKEELELVARSIRQKLHENSNLSYKHFRILLGDVASYQLSLKTIFDQYQIPFYLGRSESMAHHPLTQFVESTLALKRYRFRQEDLINLLRTGLYTDLSQADIDAFEQYIRYLGINGLPAFQQAFNKSHHGKFDLERLNALRLRILTPLETLFASRKQKAENLLQKWNAFLKEGAVTKQLQDLTATMEAVEQERQAEVWKAFCHVLEQFATVFAGSQVNLEDFLALLHSGISLSQYRTIPATVDTVLVQSYDLIAPLTADFVYAIGLTQDNLPKIAQNTSLLTDEERQSLNQATEDGAQLLIASSENLKKNRYTMLSLVNSARKQLVLSAPSLFNESESKESAYLQELIHLGFSRKERRMNHKGLSKEDMGSYHSLLSSLVAYHQQGETSETEQDLTFIKVLARVMGKKLDQQSLENPALPTSPSSKQLAKDTLQALYPAEQEFYLSTSGLTEFYRNQYSYFLRYVLGLQEELRLRPDARSHGNFLHRIFERALQLPDKESFDKRLEQAIHETGQEREFEAIYQESLEAQFTKEVLLDVARTTGHILRHNPAIETIKEEANFGGKEQAFIQLDNGRSVFVRGKVDRIDRLKADGAIGVVDYKSSLTQFQFPHFFNGLNSQLPTYLAALKREGEQNFFGAMYLEMAEPVQSLMAVKSLAGAVVEASKSMKYQGLFLEKESSHLGEFYNKNKANQLTDEEFQLLLDYNAHLYKKAAEKILAGQFAINPYTENGRSIAPYVQQHQAITGFEANYHLGQARFLEKLDLADGKRLVGEKLKQAWFEKIREELNR, from the coding sequence ATGAAATTACTTTATACTGATATTCGGACTTCTTTAACAGAAATTCTAACTAGAGAGGCAGAGGAGCTAGTTGCTGCTGGCAAGCGGGTTTTCTATATCGCTCCTAACTCTCTTTCTTTTGAAAAGGAACGATCTGTACTGGAATGTTTACCCCAGCAGGCTTCTTTTGCGATTACCGTCACGCGCTTTGCTCAAATGGCTCGTTACCTGATTTTGAATGACTTGCCTGCTAAGACCAGTCTAGATGATATTGGTCTTGGGATGGCCTTTTACAAATGCCTTGCCAAACTTGATCCTAAGGATTTACGCGTTTATGGAGCCATCAAGCAGGATCCTCAGTTTATCCAGCAGTTGATTGAGCTTTACCACGAGATGACCAAAGCTCAGATGAGTTTTTTGGACTTGGAGAGTTTGACGGATGAGGACAAGAGGGCCGATTTACTCTTGATTTTTGAGAAGGTAACGGCTTATCTCAATCAAGGTCAGTTGGCTCAGGGAAGTCAATTGTCCCATTTGATTGAGGCTATTGAGAATGACAAAGTTAGTAGTGATTTTACTCAAATCGCCTTGGTTATTGATGGATTTACCCGTTTTTCTGCTGAGGAAGAGCGGATTGTGGACGTACTTCACGGCAAGGGTGTTGAGATTGTCATTGGAGCCTATGCTAGTAAGAAAGCCTATACTAGCCCTTTTAGCGAGGGCAATCTATACCAAGCCAGTGTGGAGTTTCTCCATCATCTAGCCTTTAAATACCAAACACCTGCCCAGGATTATTCTCAAACTCATGAGAAGATGGACAGCTTTGACAAGGCCTCTCGTTTGCTGGAGTCTTCTTATGACTTTTCAGAATTAACATTGAATGTCGATGAGAAGGACCGTGACAACTTACAAATCTGGTCTTACTTGACGCAAAAGGAGGAGTTGGAGCTAGTAGCCCGTAGCATTCGTCAGAAATTACACGAGAACTCAAATCTGAGTTACAAGCATTTTCGTATTCTCTTGGGGGATGTGGCTTCTTATCAGTTATCTCTTAAAACCATTTTTGACCAGTACCAGATTCCTTTCTATCTTGGTAGAAGCGAATCCATGGCCCATCACCCTTTGACACAGTTTGTCGAGTCTACCTTGGCTTTAAAACGCTATCGTTTCCGTCAGGAAGATTTGATTAACCTCCTCAGAACGGGTTTATATACCGACCTTAGTCAGGCTGATATTGACGCATTTGAGCAATATATCCGCTATCTTGGTATCAATGGCTTACCAGCCTTTCAGCAAGCCTTCAACAAATCCCACCATGGAAAATTTGATTTAGAGCGTTTAAATGCTCTTCGTCTGCGTATTTTAACACCTCTTGAAACTCTGTTTGCCAGCCGAAAACAAAAGGCTGAAAACCTCTTGCAAAAGTGGAATGCCTTTCTAAAAGAAGGAGCAGTAACTAAGCAGTTACAAGATTTGACAGCCACTATGGAAGCTGTAGAGCAGGAAAGACAGGCCGAAGTTTGGAAGGCTTTCTGTCATGTTTTAGAACAATTTGCGACTGTTTTTGCTGGTTCGCAAGTTAATCTAGAGGACTTTCTAGCCTTGCTCCATTCTGGAATTAGTTTGTCCCAATACCGTACCATTCCAGCAACAGTGGACACTGTCCTGGTGCAGAGTTACGATTTGATTGCACCACTGACGGCTGACTTTGTCTATGCCATTGGGCTGACTCAGGACAATTTACCAAAAATTGCGCAAAACACCAGTCTTTTGACAGACGAAGAAAGACAGAGTCTAAACCAAGCGACAGAAGATGGGGCGCAATTGCTGATTGCTAGCAGTGAAAACCTCAAGAAAAATCGCTATACTATGCTTTCCTTGGTCAATTCTGCTCGTAAGCAGTTGGTCTTGTCGGCTCCAAGCCTTTTTAACGAAAGTGAAAGCAAGGAATCTGCCTATCTTCAAGAGCTGATTCATTTGGGATTTAGTCGAAAAGAGAGGAGGATGAATCACAAAGGGCTGTCTAAGGAAGATATGGGGTCCTATCACAGTCTTTTGTCCAGTCTGGTTGCCTATCACCAGCAGGGCGAGACGAGTGAGACTGAGCAAGATTTGACCTTTATTAAGGTTCTGGCGCGTGTCATGGGTAAAAAACTAGACCAGCAAAGTCTGGAAAATCCAGCCCTCCCAACCAGTCCAAGCAGTAAGCAGTTGGCTAAGGACACCTTACAGGCTCTCTATCCTGCTGAACAGGAATTTTACCTGTCTACATCTGGTTTGACGGAGTTTTACCGGAACCAATACAGTTATTTCCTCCGCTACGTGTTAGGCTTGCAGGAGGAATTGCGCCTGCGTCCAGATGCTCGTAGTCATGGGAATTTTTTACACCGCATTTTTGAACGCGCCTTGCAGTTGCCTGACAAAGAATCCTTTGACAAACGTCTAGAACAAGCTATCCACGAAACCGGTCAGGAACGGGAATTTGAAGCTATATACCAAGAAAGTTTGGAAGCCCAGTTTACTAAGGAAGTTCTGCTTGATGTTGCACGGACGACTGGACACATTCTCCGCCATAATCCAGCCATCGAAACCATTAAAGAAGAGGCAAATTTTGGTGGAAAAGAGCAGGCCTTTATTCAATTGGACAATGGTCGCAGTGTCTTTGTACGAGGCAAGGTGGACCGCATTGACCGATTGAAAGCTGATGGAGCGATTGGAGTGGTAGACTACAAATCCAGTCTAACTCAGTTCCAGTTTCCTCATTTCTTTAATGGGCTCAATTCCCAGTTGCCAACTTACTTAGCTGCACTAAAAAGAGAAGGGGAGCAGAACTTTTTTGGTGCCATGTACTTGGAAATGGCTGAACCTGTCCAATCTCTGATGGCCGTTAAAAGTCTGGCAGGTGCAGTAGTAGAAGCCAGCAAATCTATGAAATACCAAGGACTCTTTTTAGAAAAAGAAAGCAGTCATTTGGGCGAATTTTACAACAAAAACAAGGCTAATCAGCTGACAGATGAGGAATTCCAGCTCCTACTGGACTACAATGCCCATCTTTACAAGAAAGCAGCTGAGAAAATTTTAGCAGGCCAGTTTGCCATTAATCCTTATACAGAAAATGGCAGAAGTATTGCCCCCTACGTTCAGCAACACCAAGCCATCACAGGCTTTGAAGCCAATTACCACCTAGGTCAAGCTCGTTTCCTAGAAAAGTTGGACTTAGCTGATGGCAAGCGTCTGGTCGGAGAAAAACTCAAGCAAGCTTGGTTTGAAAAAATAAGAGAGGAGTTGAATCGATGA
- a CDS encoding Cof-type HAD-IIB family hydrolase, whose protein sequence is MIKLLALDMDGTLLNEAKEIPQAHITAIHQAIEKGVKLVLCTGRPLFGVLPYYKKLGLDLQNEYVIVNNGCSTHQTSDWSLVDWQELSPADIEYLYDLAEKSDVQLTLFDEEHYFVLGGKPNEIVQNDAKLVFSDLTEISLEEATSGKYRMFQGMFLGTKEQTDDFEQCFAEELCQLFSGVRSQPVIYEAMPLGTTKATALSRLANILKIDSSEIMAMGDANNDIEMLQFAGLGIAMGNASDYVKSLADDVTASNEEDGVARAIEKYIL, encoded by the coding sequence ATGATTAAACTACTAGCCTTGGATATGGACGGAACCCTCCTAAATGAAGCCAAGGAAATCCCACAAGCTCACATTACTGCCATTCACCAAGCCATTGAAAAAGGTGTCAAACTGGTTCTCTGTACTGGTCGTCCTCTCTTCGGAGTTCTTCCTTACTACAAGAAACTTGGTCTTGATTTGCAAAATGAATACGTTATTGTCAATAACGGTTGCTCAACCCACCAGACAAGTGATTGGAGTCTGGTTGATTGGCAAGAACTCAGTCCAGCAGATATCGAGTACCTCTATGACCTAGCTGAAAAAAGTGATGTTCAGTTGACTCTTTTTGATGAGGAGCATTATTTTGTCCTCGGTGGCAAGCCTAATGAAATTGTTCAAAATGATGCCAAGCTGGTCTTTTCGGACCTGACTGAAATTTCTCTTGAGGAAGCGACTAGTGGTAAGTATCGTATGTTCCAAGGTATGTTTTTAGGAACAAAAGAACAAACAGACGATTTTGAGCAGTGTTTTGCTGAGGAACTCTGCCAACTATTTAGTGGAGTTCGTTCGCAGCCTGTCATTTATGAAGCTATGCCACTTGGTACGACCAAGGCTACTGCTCTTTCTCGACTAGCAAATATTTTGAAGATTGATTCCTCAGAAATCATGGCCATGGGCGATGCTAATAACGATATCGAAATGCTCCAGTTTGCAGGACTTGGGATTGCAATGGGAAATGCCAGCGATTATGTCAAATCCCTTGCGGATGACGTTACAGCAAGCAACGAAGAAGACGGCGTTGCGCGTGCCATTGAGAAATATATTTTATAA
- a CDS encoding response regulator transcription factor, translating to MARILVIEDNSDIQEILRTLLTEEHEVIQAFSGTEGIMRFDQGRIELVLLDIMLPGKNGDQVLKAIREQSQIPVIMLTALSDKKLISQYLLKGANDYIVKPFDLDEVFARVTVQLRQSVEKQPMEIEKTENLPQNLKNIQFYAESFEIKNSQETIRLAKKECLILQTLLKYPKKIFTKEELYELVWEDSYLPGDNTLNTHLSNLRKKLNQLDPNQEYIETIWGVGVRLKGDKQ from the coding sequence ATGGCTAGGATATTGGTCATTGAAGACAATAGTGACATTCAAGAGATTTTACGAACACTTCTTACTGAGGAGCATGAGGTGATTCAAGCCTTTTCAGGAACTGAAGGAATCATGCGTTTTGACCAAGGTAGGATTGAACTCGTTTTGCTAGATATCATGCTTCCTGGGAAAAATGGGGATCAGGTTTTAAAAGCCATCAGGGAACAAAGTCAAATTCCAGTCATTATGCTAACGGCTTTGAGCGATAAGAAGCTAATCAGTCAATACCTCTTAAAGGGTGCCAATGATTACATAGTCAAACCTTTTGATTTGGACGAAGTCTTTGCTAGAGTTACTGTTCAATTACGTCAAAGCGTAGAAAAACAGCCTATGGAAATAGAAAAAACTGAAAATCTGCCACAAAACTTGAAAAATATCCAGTTTTATGCCGAAAGTTTTGAAATCAAAAATAGTCAGGAAACGATTCGCCTTGCCAAGAAAGAATGCTTGATTCTCCAAACTCTCCTTAAATATCCAAAGAAAATTTTCACTAAGGAAGAACTTTATGAATTGGTCTGGGAGGATAGCTACCTACCTGGAGATAATACTCTCAATACGCATTTGAGTAATCTTCGTAAAAAATTAAACCAGCTTGACCCAAATCAAGAATATATTGAAACCATCTGGGGCGTTGGGGTAAGATTAAAAGGAGACAAGCAATGA
- a CDS encoding sensor histidine kinase, with protein sequence MTYMIIFVLLVLLIILSIALIRYHIALKNLSQQIEDKILTGSMKRVGVSIFSKHFLHLYQQIENLFQEVEQSRLVMKREKQTLDMAISNIAHDIRTPLTIASGYTQQLMKSPEDKSETLQKIAQHLDLVSKRLEALLEYRRLMEGAVKPKLEEVELSTFITKKTLAYYDVFQAAKITLDFKVEAGLKMRTDEDLLDRILQNLLGNVLKHGKEEARLSLRKEKEQLVLEIANLVKQPIKKIENLSNRFYSENLSDTEESSGLGLYITEELCHLLGAEMKLSTDGQWLSVCIYF encoded by the coding sequence ATGACCTACATGATAATTTTTGTCCTACTAGTACTCCTAATTATTTTATCGATTGCATTGATTCGCTACCATATAGCACTTAAAAACTTGAGTCAACAGATTGAAGACAAGATTCTCACGGGTAGTATGAAAAGAGTCGGAGTCAGCATTTTTTCCAAACATTTTTTACATCTCTACCAGCAAATTGAAAATCTATTTCAAGAAGTGGAACAATCTCGGTTGGTGATGAAAAGGGAAAAGCAGACTCTGGATATGGCCATCAGCAATATCGCCCATGATATTCGGACACCTTTGACTATCGCTTCAGGCTACACGCAACAATTGATGAAGTCTCCTGAAGACAAATCAGAAACCTTACAAAAAATAGCCCAGCATCTTGATTTAGTTTCCAAACGTTTGGAGGCTCTCCTAGAATATCGTCGTTTGATGGAAGGAGCTGTCAAACCGAAACTGGAAGAAGTGGAGCTTTCAACTTTTATCACCAAAAAGACTCTGGCTTATTATGATGTTTTTCAGGCGGCAAAAATCACGCTTGATTTTAAGGTTGAAGCTGGTCTGAAAATGAGGACTGATGAAGACTTACTGGATCGAATTTTACAAAATCTGCTTGGGAATGTCCTCAAACATGGCAAGGAAGAAGCACGTCTGTCCTTGAGAAAGGAAAAGGAACAGCTTGTCTTAGAGATTGCAAACCTTGTCAAACAGCCCATCAAAAAAATAGAAAATCTCAGCAACCGTTTTTATTCTGAAAATCTATCTGATACGGAAGAATCCTCTGGTTTAGGCCTTTATATCACTGAGGAATTATGCCATCTTCTTGGTGCAGAGATGAAACTAAGCACAGATGGGCAATGGTTGTCAGTTTGCATTTACTTTTAA
- a CDS encoding ATP-binding cassette domain-containing protein yields MKTVLDIHGLSKNFDKQAILQDLRLTIREGDIYGLIGKNGVGKTTLIKIITQLLFADKGTVSLFSSQTENEWTKALSRVGSVIESPVAHNHLTAYQNLKYYCMIRHIPNADQVIRETLDYVGLTDTGKKVFRDFSLGMKQRLGIAIALLSKPDFLILDEPINGLDPIGIKEFRLMIQRLNQEQGITILISSHILSELYLVANRFGILDQGKIIREISKAEFETLSEDYIVLKTADQEKACQVLKEQIQLQFKVVNPENEIHIFGQEQDVKQILKELTLSDVAIDEIYYARQNLEEYFTQLVE; encoded by the coding sequence ATGAAAACAGTACTCGACATTCATGGATTGTCCAAAAACTTTGACAAACAAGCTATTCTTCAGGATCTTCGTCTAACGATAAGAGAGGGAGATATTTATGGACTTATCGGGAAGAATGGAGTTGGGAAGACTACCTTAATCAAAATCATTACGCAACTACTATTTGCGGATAAAGGGACTGTTTCCCTCTTCTCTAGCCAAACGGAAAATGAGTGGACCAAGGCTCTATCTCGAGTAGGTTCTGTTATCGAATCACCCGTAGCCCATAATCACTTAACAGCCTATCAAAATCTGAAATATTACTGTATGATTCGTCATATTCCAAATGCTGATCAAGTTATTCGAGAAACGCTGGACTATGTAGGTTTGACAGATACAGGGAAAAAAGTCTTTCGAGATTTCTCTCTTGGAATGAAACAAAGACTTGGTATTGCCATTGCCCTCCTATCCAAACCAGATTTCCTAATCTTAGATGAACCTATCAATGGTCTCGACCCAATCGGTATCAAAGAATTTCGACTAATGATTCAACGCCTCAATCAAGAACAAGGGATCACCATTCTCATCTCTAGCCATATCTTGTCAGAACTCTACCTCGTAGCTAATCGCTTTGGTATTTTAGATCAAGGAAAGATTATCCGTGAAATCAGCAAAGCGGAATTTGAAACACTAAGTGAGGATTATATTGTCCTTAAGACAGCTGATCAAGAGAAAGCTTGTCAAGTATTAAAAGAACAAATCCAGCTCCAGTTCAAGGTTGTTAATCCTGAAAACGAAATTCACATCTTTGGTCAGGAACAAGATGTCAAACAGATTCTCAAAGAATTAACCTTGTCAGATGTTGCTATTGACGAGATTTACTATGCCCGTCAAAACCTAGAAGAATACTTCACTCAATTGGTCGAATAG
- a CDS encoding ABC transporter permease: MIHTIQADFYRLFRSKGFWITEFVLFALMLMGASIGATGHLMAIQTEEPEIPTQGWNGVQALINASSQGSNLVFLCIILACLVLGVDLIGKLYKNNLTVGVSRTEFFLAKAFVLACIALLQVIICLVIAFIPATILNGFGTMPDGFIGNLLVTIFLQFLCLLAWLSIVSFILYVSHSYIAVFIGYFVSSILLSMPMLIFPNIKILPYLSLQFFYAMTANSESIFYTLIVSLAVIVIFNLSGLTVFKKKSL, encoded by the coding sequence ATGATACATACCATTCAAGCAGACTTTTACCGTCTTTTCCGTTCCAAAGGATTCTGGATTACAGAATTCGTTCTCTTTGCTCTCATGCTAATGGGAGCAAGTATAGGAGCTACGGGTCATCTGATGGCAATCCAGACAGAAGAACCAGAAATTCCAACCCAAGGTTGGAATGGTGTACAAGCCCTGATCAACGCATCTAGTCAAGGTTCAAACCTCGTTTTTCTCTGCATCATTCTAGCTTGTCTCGTTCTTGGAGTTGATTTAATCGGTAAACTCTATAAAAATAATTTAACAGTGGGTGTCTCTCGTACCGAGTTTTTTCTAGCCAAAGCCTTTGTATTGGCTTGTATTGCACTTTTACAAGTCATCATCTGTCTTGTAATTGCCTTTATTCCAGCAACTATCTTAAATGGATTTGGAACTATGCCTGATGGCTTTATTGGCAATCTACTGGTAACCATTTTCCTTCAATTTCTTTGCCTCCTTGCTTGGCTTTCCATTGTTTCCTTCATTCTCTATGTTAGTCATTCTTATATTGCGGTATTTATTGGTTATTTTGTCAGCTCTATCTTACTTTCTATGCCAATGCTCATTTTTCCAAATATCAAAATTTTACCATATTTATCGTTGCAATTTTTCTATGCTATGACTGCTAATAGTGAATCCATTTTCTATACACTTATAGTTAGCTTAGCTGTTATTGTAATCTTTAATCTAAGTGGACTGACAGTTTTCAAAAAGAAAAGTCTATAA